One window from the genome of Paenibacillus azoreducens encodes:
- a CDS encoding DUF1904 family protein yields MPFVRFTGFEKNVVEHVAPAIIEDFAAIANIPQEIVKIELLPVEKIINSPQSVEIYMFPREQEKHDAIAKMINEHLKNEGFHRAHIFYVLLQPSLYYKEGLPLNEIPRKTVHET; encoded by the coding sequence TTGCCTTTTGTCAGATTTACGGGATTCGAAAAAAACGTGGTGGAACATGTCGCACCCGCAATCATTGAGGATTTTGCAGCTATCGCCAACATTCCGCAGGAAATCGTAAAAATAGAGCTTTTACCAGTGGAAAAAATCATAAATAGTCCGCAGTCCGTTGAAATTTACATGTTTCCGAGAGAACAGGAGAAGCATGACGCCATCGCCAAAATGATCAACGAACATCTGAAAAATGAAGGATTTCACCGCGCTCATATTTTTTATGTCCTGCTGCAGCCATCGCTTTATTATAAAGAAGGATTGCCTTTAAACGAGATTCCTAGGAAAACGGTTCACGAGACTTGA
- a CDS encoding manganese-dependent inorganic pyrophosphatase — protein MAKTLIFGHKNPDTDTITSAIVYSYLKKQLGFDTEPVRLGSVNGETQYALDTFKVEAPRLVEKVSDHASEVILVDHNERQQSADDIDQVQVMEVIDHHRIANFETSHPLYYRAEPVGCTATILNKIFKEKNVAIPKEIAGLMVSAIVSDTLLLKSPTCTDEDVAAARELAEIAGVNLEAYGLEMLKAGADMSSKTIAELISLDAKEFQMGDQKVEIAQVNAVDINDVLNRQAELEEALNNVISQKGLDLFVFVVTDILNSDSVALTLGKAASAVETAYNVKLENNKAVLKGVVSRKKQIVPVLTETLSK, from the coding sequence ATGGCTAAAACATTGATTTTCGGGCATAAAAATCCGGATACGGATACGATCACATCAGCTATTGTGTACTCATATTTGAAAAAACAGCTGGGATTCGATACGGAACCTGTGCGCCTCGGCAGCGTGAACGGCGAAACGCAATATGCGCTGGACACTTTCAAGGTTGAAGCTCCGCGTTTGGTGGAGAAGGTGTCGGATCATGCCAGCGAAGTAATCCTGGTTGACCACAATGAACGCCAGCAAAGCGCTGACGACATCGATCAAGTTCAGGTTATGGAGGTCATCGACCATCACCGGATCGCGAATTTCGAGACAAGCCATCCGCTTTACTACCGCGCTGAGCCTGTCGGCTGTACAGCAACGATCTTGAACAAGATTTTCAAGGAAAAAAATGTAGCGATTCCGAAGGAAATTGCCGGCCTCATGGTTTCGGCGATCGTATCGGACACGCTTCTGCTGAAATCCCCGACTTGCACGGACGAAGACGTGGCGGCAGCACGCGAATTGGCGGAAATCGCCGGCGTGAACCTGGAAGCATACGGTCTTGAAATGCTGAAAGCCGGAGCCGACATGAGCAGCAAAACGATTGCCGAGCTGATTTCGCTGGATGCCAAGGAATTCCAAATGGGCGACCAAAAGGTTGAAATTGCCCAAGTTAACGCTGTCGACATCAACGATGTTTTGAATCGTCAGGCTGAGTTGGAAGAAGCTTTGAACAACGTTATCAGTCAAAAAGGCCTGGATCTGTTCGTATTTGTCGTTACCGACATCCTGAACAGTGATTCCGTAGCTCTGACGCTGGGTAAAGCGGCTTCGGCTGTGGAAACGGCGTATAACGTGAAGCTGGAGAACAACAAAGCCGTATTAAAAGGCGTTGTATCCCGCAAAAAACAAATCGTACCCGTTCTGACCGAAACATTGAGCAAATAA
- a CDS encoding GNAT family N-acetyltransferase, which yields MLIETERLVIREYREEDWESVHIYASNPEVTKYTLWGPNSVQETKEHVQTMLKSQQQKPRLTHEFAVTLKAGGIMIGGVGLHVEKTNGEIGYCFNPDYWGQGYAVESSKAMLELGFTQLGLHRIYATCRPQNAASERVMLKLGMRKEGHLREHTLGNKGYADSYLYSILEQDYNQN from the coding sequence ATGTTGATAGAGACAGAGAGACTTGTGATCCGCGAATATCGCGAAGAGGATTGGGAAAGCGTACATATTTACGCATCAAATCCGGAAGTGACGAAATATACGCTGTGGGGTCCGAATTCGGTTCAAGAGACGAAAGAGCATGTACAAACCATGCTGAAGTCACAGCAGCAGAAGCCAAGGTTGACGCATGAATTTGCCGTAACCTTAAAAGCGGGCGGGATAATGATCGGCGGAGTTGGACTACATGTTGAGAAGACCAACGGAGAAATCGGATATTGCTTTAACCCGGATTACTGGGGGCAGGGGTATGCCGTTGAAAGTTCCAAGGCTATGTTGGAATTGGGCTTCACCCAATTGGGGTTGCACCGGATTTATGCTACCTGCCGTCCGCAAAATGCGGCTTCGGAGCGTGTCATGTTAAAGCTTGGCATGCGGAAGGAAGGCCATCTGCGCGAGCATACTCTTGGCAATAAAGGGTACGCGGATTCATATCTTTATTCTATTTTGGAACAGGATTATAATCAGAATTAA
- a CDS encoding MFS transporter has product MSSDNKMNKSLIVLMINMFIAMLGIGLVIPILPKLLEDFHAGGTAAGYLIAASGLTQFLFSPIAGEWADKYGRKRMIVLGLLLFTLSQFIFASASVMWMLYLSRFLGGIGAAMMVPAMMAYVADSTTEDTRGKGLGLLGAAMSLGFVIGPGIGGFLADLGLRAPFYIAALIAAIATVLSVVMLKETLSLERRQAAKNSNVKREGIVKQLISSVKAPYFIYLILVFTLTFGLVNFEAIFSLYVDNKYAYTTKEISIMITVGSLVGVIIQGAFINKLLHRFGENKLINVSFLISAITMVLMLLSGNFWYNMLMILVFFTFTSIMRPAINTMLSKMAGPEEQGFVMGMNNAYMSLGNIFGPALAGILFDVHMNLPYSFGAIILVLSLLLSVSWGRRGTGSGKQKLGTANSKG; this is encoded by the coding sequence ATGTCCTCTGACAACAAAATGAACAAGTCACTGATTGTACTTATGATTAATATGTTTATCGCGATGCTGGGCATCGGACTTGTCATTCCGATTTTGCCGAAGCTGCTCGAGGATTTCCATGCCGGAGGAACGGCCGCCGGTTATTTGATCGCCGCCTCCGGATTGACCCAGTTTCTGTTTTCGCCGATTGCGGGGGAGTGGGCCGATAAATACGGACGGAAACGGATGATCGTATTGGGGCTTTTATTATTTACGTTGTCCCAATTTATATTTGCGAGCGCAAGTGTGATGTGGATGCTGTATCTATCCCGTTTCTTGGGAGGGATCGGCGCCGCGATGATGGTTCCGGCCATGATGGCTTACGTGGCGGACAGCACGACGGAGGATACGCGTGGCAAAGGCCTCGGTTTGCTTGGCGCCGCGATGTCGCTCGGATTTGTAATCGGGCCCGGAATCGGCGGATTTCTGGCGGATTTGGGCCTGCGCGCACCGTTTTATATTGCCGCTTTGATCGCGGCGATTGCCACGGTATTATCGGTTGTTATGCTTAAGGAAACCTTGTCCTTAGAACGTCGGCAGGCGGCCAAAAATTCGAATGTGAAACGGGAGGGCATCGTAAAACAGCTGATTTCTTCCGTAAAAGCACCTTATTTTATCTATTTGATCCTGGTGTTCACCCTTACCTTCGGCCTCGTTAATTTTGAAGCGATTTTCAGCCTGTATGTTGACAACAAATATGCATACACAACCAAAGAAATTTCGATTATGATTACCGTCGGATCGCTGGTTGGCGTTATCATCCAAGGTGCGTTTATCAATAAATTGCTGCATCGCTTTGGGGAAAACAAGCTGATCAACGTTTCCTTCCTGATTTCGGCCATCACGATGGTGCTGATGCTGCTCTCAGGCAACTTCTGGTACAATATGCTTATGATTCTTGTTTTCTTCACCTTTACTTCGATTATGAGACCGGCAATCAATACGATGTTATCCAAAATGGCAGGACCCGAAGAGCAGGGGTTTGTCATGGGAATGAACAATGCTTATATGAGTCTCGGGAATATTTTTGGGCCTGCGCTTGCCGGCATTTTGTTTGACGTTCATATGAATCTGCCATATTCGTTTGGGGCGATCATATTGGTGCTGAGTCTGCTTTTGTCCGTTTCATGGGGGAGAAGAGGAACGGGAAGCGGCAAACAGAAGCTTGGAACGGCAAACAGCAAGGGATAA
- a CDS encoding TetR/AcrR family transcriptional regulator: MSNDRKQEIMEAAIRIFSRKGFNGSTMQDVADACGMSKATLYQHYKSKDQLLLSIFYMVNDRIYYKLQSVMHQGDFPAEECLRQQIELLIRDCLSHCELIRMLHAEHPNAFNDEIMKASGEIQARMISHFERMLRLVYGPRVEPYGVELVFVLMSLLDKFNELMILQNVVVNVKELSDYIMKLLGFMAEGLMENGVKPIMSEHNRPECLRSGSPEPESDSVEGLICRMYRNADLLRDAGKAEQDIRNSILMLDHELKSPSPRRFIVQGMLHNLLGTEELRESAECLTRLPEMKHYID; this comes from the coding sequence GTGTCCAACGACCGCAAACAGGAAATTATGGAGGCAGCCATTCGTATTTTTTCGCGCAAAGGATTTAACGGTTCCACCATGCAGGACGTCGCCGACGCTTGCGGCATGTCCAAAGCGACGTTGTATCAGCATTACAAATCCAAGGATCAGCTTTTATTATCCATTTTTTATATGGTGAACGACCGGATTTACTATAAGCTGCAGTCCGTGATGCACCAAGGAGATTTTCCTGCGGAGGAATGTTTAAGACAACAAATCGAACTTCTGATCCGGGATTGTCTGTCGCACTGCGAGCTGATCCGAATGCTGCACGCGGAACATCCGAATGCTTTTAACGATGAAATTATGAAGGCATCAGGGGAAATACAAGCAAGAATGATCAGTCATTTTGAGCGGATGCTCCGGCTGGTTTACGGTCCGCGGGTCGAACCGTATGGAGTGGAACTGGTCTTTGTCTTGATGTCGCTGCTCGACAAGTTCAATGAGCTGATGATTCTGCAAAATGTGGTGGTGAATGTAAAGGAACTGTCCGATTATATTATGAAGCTGCTTGGTTTTATGGCGGAAGGTCTGATGGAAAATGGCGTCAAGCCGATTATGAGCGAACATAACCGTCCTGAATGTTTGCGTTCCGGCTCGCCGGAGCCGGAATCGGACAGTGTGGAAGGCCTGATATGCCGGATGTACCGCAATGCGGATTTGCTGCGGGATGCCGGGAAAGCGGAGCAGGACATCCGCAATTCGATCCTGATGTTGGATCACGAACTTAAAAGCCCTTCGCCGCGCAGATTTATCGTGCAGGGGATGCTTCACAATCTGCTTGGAACCGAAGAGCTGCGCGAGTCAGCCGAATGCCTAACCCGGCTACCGGAAATGAAACATTATATAGATTAA
- a CDS encoding MBL fold metallo-hydrolase: MKMPEITEHQDGIIQIKISMSFPLRWVNSYVLQESDGITIIDPGPHTADNEEEWRQAFAELGMTFSDVRQIVLTHHHPDHLGCSGWIQQLSGCKVWMSERSFQETLLMWGPESTMHADLPKLFSSQGMPEEWTNQLEAHMNGFVAQITPKPEVSFIPSDQKFAMGGREWLPIETAGHAPGHLSFLHEESGIIICGDAVLPQISPNVSLMPGSDPEPLQSFLLGLQKLQKFEVETAYPGHRNPFQHFGDRLEALLRHHEERLAKLEQLIASAPAPGYELCVSLFGSKLGIHQMRFAMCETLAHTRELERRGRIASQSEADGVTRYHIC, encoded by the coding sequence GTGAAAATGCCTGAAATAACGGAGCATCAGGACGGAATCATTCAAATAAAAATATCGATGTCTTTTCCCCTGCGCTGGGTGAACAGTTATGTGCTGCAGGAAAGCGATGGGATAACGATTATCGATCCCGGACCGCATACCGCGGACAATGAAGAAGAATGGAGGCAGGCATTTGCTGAGCTGGGGATGACTTTTAGCGATGTCCGGCAAATCGTGCTAACCCATCATCATCCGGATCATTTGGGCTGTTCCGGCTGGATTCAGCAGCTGTCCGGCTGCAAAGTATGGATGTCGGAGCGTTCCTTTCAGGAAACCCTGCTCATGTGGGGACCTGAATCAACGATGCACGCGGATTTGCCGAAGCTGTTTTCCAGCCAGGGAATGCCCGAAGAATGGACGAATCAGCTTGAGGCGCATATGAACGGTTTTGTGGCGCAAATTACGCCGAAACCCGAGGTATCCTTTATTCCGTCTGATCAGAAGTTTGCCATGGGCGGACGCGAATGGCTGCCGATTGAAACGGCAGGCCATGCTCCAGGCCACTTGTCCTTTCTTCATGAAGAGAGCGGCATCATCATATGTGGGGATGCGGTGCTGCCGCAAATCTCGCCGAATGTGAGCCTGATGCCTGGCAGCGATCCCGAACCGCTGCAATCGTTTCTGCTCGGGCTGCAGAAGCTGCAGAAGTTCGAGGTCGAAACGGCCTATCCGGGCCACCGCAATCCGTTTCAGCATTTTGGTGATCGGCTGGAGGCGCTGCTGCGTCATCATGAGGAGCGGCTGGCGAAACTGGAGCAGCTGATCGCTTCCGCTCCGGCTCCGGGTTATGAGTTATGCGTCTCGCTGTTTGGCAGCAAGCTGGGCATTCACCAGATGCGTTTTGCCATGTGCGAGACGCTTGCCCATACGCGGGAGCTTGAGCGCCGGGGCAGGATCGCATCGCAGAGCGAAGCGGACGGTGTGACCAGGTACCATATTTGCTAA